A genomic window from Polyangiaceae bacterium includes:
- a CDS encoding HAMP domain-containing histidine kinase, with protein sequence MAESASSTIGVRQASKSKTRWSSVAFGVGLGLLYAVVLRWIDALWPAEHPSHLLLDWTIPTALGVGVGFVLEFARNRSEKYRAEQQALESLRERLRGSEREQAVWVLVSSLLHELRNPLHTVGLALEELRKCEEPERQERLVDRAATAVERMNSRFRELGAIADQPLHDLSAYDLGSLVRQTVEHFDALARGGGARVSCRGEPHVTLRGDEALVRTALENLVSNAVDAVSGVPNGEVDVEVVRSDDAVRIRVADNGPGIPDEMRSEIFKPLRSSKAPQKGLGLGLPIARGLARASGGDVRLEPVPAGACFLLELPLAAEGE encoded by the coding sequence GTGGCCGAATCTGCGAGCAGTACTATCGGGGTGCGCCAGGCGTCCAAGTCGAAGACCAGGTGGAGTTCAGTCGCATTCGGGGTGGGGCTTGGACTCTTGTACGCCGTGGTGTTGCGTTGGATCGACGCCTTGTGGCCGGCAGAGCACCCAAGCCACCTGCTGCTCGACTGGACGATTCCGACGGCGCTCGGGGTCGGTGTGGGCTTCGTGCTCGAGTTCGCCCGAAACCGCTCGGAAAAGTACCGCGCGGAACAACAAGCGCTGGAGAGTCTACGGGAGCGCTTGCGAGGCTCGGAGCGCGAACAAGCCGTCTGGGTACTGGTGTCTTCTCTGCTTCACGAGTTACGGAATCCGCTTCACACGGTCGGCCTGGCGTTGGAGGAGCTGCGAAAGTGCGAAGAGCCCGAGCGCCAGGAACGGCTGGTCGACCGCGCTGCGACCGCGGTGGAGCGCATGAACTCACGCTTCCGTGAGCTGGGGGCAATTGCAGACCAACCGCTGCACGACCTGAGCGCTTACGACCTGGGATCGCTGGTTCGGCAAACCGTCGAGCATTTCGATGCGCTAGCTCGCGGGGGAGGTGCGCGGGTGAGCTGTCGAGGCGAGCCTCATGTCACGCTCCGCGGGGACGAAGCCCTGGTGAGGACCGCGCTCGAGAATTTGGTATCGAACGCGGTGGACGCGGTCAGCGGTGTGCCCAATGGAGAGGTCGACGTGGAGGTGGTACGCTCAGATGATGCCGTACGGATTCGTGTCGCCGACAATGGGCCTGGGATCCCTGACGAGATGAGGTCCGAAATTTTCAAGCCACTTCGTTCTTCGAAGGCTCCCCAAAAAGGGCTCGGGCTTGGACTGCCGATCGCCCGTGGATTGGCGCGGGCAAGCGGTGGCGACGTGCGCCTGGAGCCTGTGCCAGCGGGTGCGTGCTTTCTGCTCGAGCTGCCGCTCGCCGCGGAGGGTGAATGA
- a CDS encoding response regulator transcription factor, which yields MRRELLFVEDEEASRSLLEDALTARGLSVAAVGDRPSALELARGGRYFDALVTDVVLGDDEDGGLELVAQLREAGFSAPVVVITAFADKRRLKRALELRVSYLLEKPFSADQLISVLNRLWDETSDLTHYVDQALSRARLTPKEREVATMLLKGLSNEEIARVLNNSDKTVRQHLSSVYQKAGVASRAEFFHYVFPT from the coding sequence ATGAGACGTGAGCTGTTGTTCGTCGAGGACGAAGAGGCATCACGCTCCCTACTGGAGGATGCGCTGACCGCGCGCGGCCTCTCGGTTGCCGCGGTTGGGGACCGTCCATCGGCGCTCGAGCTGGCTCGCGGCGGCCGCTACTTCGACGCGCTGGTTACCGACGTCGTACTCGGTGACGATGAAGATGGCGGGCTTGAGTTGGTGGCCCAGCTGCGGGAGGCGGGCTTCAGCGCGCCGGTCGTCGTGATCACTGCTTTTGCCGACAAGCGACGCCTGAAACGCGCGCTGGAGCTTCGGGTCAGCTACCTGTTGGAGAAGCCGTTTTCCGCCGATCAACTGATCAGCGTGCTGAACCGGCTTTGGGATGAGACCAGCGATTTGACCCACTACGTGGATCAGGCGCTCAGCCGAGCGCGCCTCACCCCCAAAGAACGTGAAGTCGCGACCATGTTGCTGAAGGGACTATCCAACGAAGAGATCGCGCGCGTTCTGAACAACAGCGACAAGACGGTCCGCCAGCATTTGAGCTCCGTCTATCAGAAGGCGGGTGTCGCGAGTCGAGCGGAGTTCTTTCACTACGTGTTTCCAACCTAG
- a CDS encoding endonuclease/exonuclease/phosphatase family protein has translation MSDQKATRGARVRGVLVELGQAYVACMALALAFQLFLRDASALFFAASSLALYFFAPLPLLLGLALWTKRRELWIGGAILSVVWLWHWGALFSPLRLQSPKPAAVRVATYNLLGFNRATEATIRELRVADADFVSLQELNLEMAESIERELASVYPYRRLDARDGVRGSGMLSRWPMEPVDAELLKEYGWIGKPMVAKVRIADRQLYFVQFHAASGTGAVEAREHQAERLRDFAKSADLPVIAAGDFNATDTSRAYAIARQGLEDSWAEAGFGFGHTFPGDPGPEVGGSRPSLAGVPVPKWLIRIDFIFHTEQLAAESASIVPSSGGSDHRMLVASFRWR, from the coding sequence ATGAGCGATCAGAAGGCTACACGCGGAGCACGCGTAAGAGGTGTCTTGGTCGAGCTGGGGCAAGCGTACGTCGCGTGCATGGCGCTCGCGCTGGCGTTCCAGCTTTTCCTCCGGGATGCATCGGCGCTGTTCTTTGCCGCGAGTTCCCTGGCGCTGTACTTCTTCGCTCCTCTCCCCCTACTGCTGGGGCTTGCGCTGTGGACCAAACGACGGGAGCTGTGGATTGGTGGTGCGATCCTGAGCGTGGTGTGGCTTTGGCACTGGGGTGCGCTGTTCTCGCCGCTGCGCCTGCAGTCGCCCAAGCCCGCAGCGGTGCGAGTCGCAACCTACAACCTCCTCGGCTTCAATCGCGCAACGGAAGCAACCATCCGCGAGCTGCGAGTGGCGGACGCCGACTTCGTCTCACTGCAAGAGCTGAACCTCGAGATGGCGGAGAGCATCGAGCGAGAACTCGCGAGCGTGTATCCGTATAGGCGACTGGACGCGCGTGACGGAGTGCGAGGGAGTGGAATGCTGAGCCGCTGGCCCATGGAGCCGGTGGACGCAGAGCTGCTCAAGGAATACGGCTGGATCGGCAAACCGATGGTCGCGAAGGTCCGCATCGCAGATCGCCAGCTCTACTTCGTTCAGTTCCACGCGGCATCGGGAACTGGGGCGGTGGAAGCACGTGAACACCAGGCCGAGCGCTTGCGAGACTTCGCGAAGAGCGCGGACCTACCGGTGATTGCGGCGGGCGACTTCAACGCAACGGATACCTCCCGCGCCTACGCCATCGCTCGCCAAGGACTGGAAGACAGCTGGGCCGAAGCTGGGTTCGGGTTCGGGCACACGTTCCCTGGGGATCCGGGTCCTGAAGTCGGGGGCTCCCGACCGAGCCTGGCGGGGGTTCCAGTACCGAAGTGGCTAATCCGCATCGACTTCATCTTCCACACGGAGCAGCTAGCCGCCGAGTCCGCAAGCATCGTCCCCTCTTCAGGTGGCAGCGATCACCGCATGCTCGTCGCGAGCTTCCGCTGGCGGTAA
- a CDS encoding AAC(3) family N-acetyltransferase produces MPEATSIQELKAQLSELGVEPGCVLLVHTSFRKVRPVSGGPAALIEALSETIGPRGTLVMPSMTAGDSPFDPASTPTLDMGVTAETFWRGPGVIRSTHPGASFAARGPQAESICRPQPLSPPHGEDSPVGRVHELDGWVLLLGVDHSESTTLHLAESLAQVPYSVEHPCIVGSGDDAHEAWIAETDHCCEGFKQLNSWLDAAGLQRMGQVGYASARLSRARDVVATALRHLAVDPLIFLCQHGAECSECDAARASVAQLP; encoded by the coding sequence ATGCCCGAGGCAACAAGCATCCAGGAACTCAAGGCTCAGCTCTCAGAGCTGGGCGTCGAGCCAGGCTGTGTGCTGCTCGTTCATACGTCGTTCCGCAAGGTAAGGCCCGTAAGCGGTGGCCCCGCCGCGTTGATCGAAGCGCTCAGCGAGACCATTGGCCCTCGGGGGACACTGGTGATGCCGAGCATGACGGCTGGAGATTCGCCTTTCGATCCGGCGTCGACGCCGACCTTGGATATGGGCGTCACGGCGGAGACGTTCTGGCGCGGTCCAGGCGTCATCCGCAGTACCCATCCGGGCGCTTCCTTCGCCGCGCGTGGGCCCCAAGCGGAGTCCATTTGCCGGCCCCAACCGCTCTCTCCACCCCATGGCGAGGACAGCCCGGTCGGGCGCGTGCACGAATTGGATGGGTGGGTGCTCCTCTTAGGTGTCGATCACTCGGAGAGCACGACACTGCACCTCGCGGAATCACTCGCCCAAGTCCCTTACTCGGTAGAGCACCCGTGCATCGTGGGATCCGGCGACGACGCCCACGAAGCATGGATCGCTGAAACGGATCATTGTTGCGAGGGCTTCAAGCAACTCAACTCATGGCTCGACGCCGCGGGGCTTCAGCGCATGGGTCAGGTCGGGTACGCGAGCGCGCGACTCAGCCGAGCACGCGACGTCGTCGCGACGGCGCTCCGCCACTTGGCGGTCGATCCCTTGATCTTTCTCTGTCAGCACGGTGCTGAGTGCTCGGAGTGCGATGCCGCGCGGGCGAGCGTCGCACAGCTGCCATGA
- a CDS encoding cation:proton antiporter → MHRDTELIAVSVVVVALVLAAVVRGISKRTGFPFTVAMLLVGGALGWTLGHWGHSAHGVAEVLGRGAGISPHLIIFVFLPALVFESAFAIDTHAVRKNLSGIVVLAAPALLVATLLTALAMVWITGASWHWSLSAALVFGALISATDPVAVVAILREVGAPKRLGVLIEGESLFNDGTAIVVFSVLLAALQGGATEIGAASSALAFAKVAGGGIAVGLVFGLAATTWVSRTFDDPMVEISLTLILAYAAMIVAEGVLHVSGVLAVVTAGMFMSGPGRYRISPEVRGFLHEFWELLAYLANALIFFLVGAIISTQLGEMGWQTLVVTLGAFAAIVVVRFGVVFGSLPLINRLGPPVTSPQATVMAWGGLRGAVSLALALAVSQDDRVDRLLGDQILQVTAGVVLLTIVCNGMTTGLVLRWLGFDQVAPAERLAALKTTRDVLDDVRQRVERATREPELFGLRWNAVLENLENRQAKADQAWEGARQGFDSSPELERELGLWRRALAAERQSYREAFYEGLLSATARDLLRHEVDLHQDALDRGDPMPPRLRAPKGKLHALVERLRRRAGAEFGTLEFERVSVFYDVWRATARGATAVQLAVGKLSEADPQVIERILETYTRYERDAKERLEDLRVNLPEVASAIEGRLAHRVSLNIERSTYQAAISHGELDENAAEEALGDVRRRMKRLHFERAEIRISETADLCRQTPLFAALPEEVVDELARMTVEQVFARGEYLFHTGDRGDAMYVIARGIVHVLDDTNGAEAEPVAVLGGGDLLGEMALVTGDPRTATARAASTVTLGRISKADFDQLMSERPRVRERILAAAEARAEANWLRRHSRTNGELTP, encoded by the coding sequence ATGCATCGAGATACCGAGCTCATCGCGGTAAGTGTCGTCGTCGTCGCACTGGTGCTAGCCGCAGTCGTTCGCGGCATCTCGAAGCGGACGGGCTTTCCGTTCACCGTAGCCATGCTGCTCGTCGGGGGAGCCCTCGGCTGGACGCTCGGTCACTGGGGTCACAGCGCCCACGGCGTCGCGGAGGTTCTCGGCCGGGGCGCCGGGATATCTCCCCATCTCATCATTTTCGTCTTCCTACCTGCGCTGGTGTTTGAGAGCGCGTTTGCGATCGACACTCACGCGGTTCGCAAGAACCTAAGCGGGATCGTCGTACTCGCTGCGCCCGCGCTACTCGTCGCAACGCTACTGACCGCGCTGGCGATGGTCTGGATCACGGGCGCGAGTTGGCACTGGAGCCTTAGCGCCGCGCTGGTGTTTGGCGCCCTGATCAGCGCGACGGATCCTGTCGCGGTGGTCGCCATTCTGCGCGAAGTCGGTGCGCCGAAGCGGCTCGGCGTCCTAATCGAGGGCGAGTCACTGTTCAATGACGGCACCGCCATCGTGGTGTTCAGCGTACTGCTAGCGGCCCTGCAAGGAGGCGCTACTGAAATCGGAGCCGCCTCGAGCGCGTTGGCGTTCGCGAAGGTCGCGGGAGGCGGGATAGCCGTTGGTCTGGTGTTCGGGCTCGCGGCTACGACCTGGGTCTCACGCACATTCGACGACCCAATGGTGGAGATCTCCCTAACGCTGATCTTGGCCTACGCGGCGATGATCGTGGCTGAGGGGGTGCTCCATGTCTCCGGTGTGCTTGCAGTCGTTACCGCAGGGATGTTCATGAGCGGCCCAGGGCGCTACCGCATTAGCCCTGAGGTCCGCGGCTTTCTCCATGAGTTCTGGGAACTGCTGGCGTACCTGGCGAACGCACTCATCTTCTTCTTGGTCGGTGCGATCATCTCGACTCAACTTGGAGAGATGGGCTGGCAAACGCTGGTCGTCACCCTGGGCGCATTCGCCGCGATCGTCGTCGTGCGCTTCGGAGTCGTGTTCGGTTCCTTGCCGTTGATCAACCGCCTCGGTCCACCCGTCACTTCCCCCCAAGCGACGGTCATGGCGTGGGGCGGTTTGCGGGGCGCAGTGAGTCTCGCGCTGGCGTTGGCGGTGAGCCAAGATGACCGCGTAGATCGTCTCCTCGGGGATCAGATCCTGCAGGTCACAGCGGGGGTCGTCTTGCTGACGATCGTGTGCAACGGCATGACCACGGGGCTCGTGCTTCGCTGGCTCGGCTTTGATCAGGTCGCGCCTGCCGAGCGGCTCGCTGCGTTGAAGACTACCCGCGACGTGCTGGACGACGTGCGTCAGCGGGTCGAACGCGCCACGCGAGAACCGGAATTGTTCGGACTACGCTGGAATGCCGTGCTGGAGAACCTGGAGAACCGCCAAGCGAAGGCGGACCAGGCATGGGAGGGCGCGCGCCAAGGCTTCGACTCCTCCCCAGAGCTGGAGCGCGAGCTGGGCCTCTGGAGACGCGCGCTCGCCGCAGAGCGACAAAGCTATCGAGAGGCGTTCTACGAGGGTCTGCTCAGTGCAACGGCTCGAGACTTGCTTCGTCACGAAGTAGATCTCCATCAAGACGCCCTCGATCGCGGAGACCCGATGCCGCCCCGCTTGAGGGCTCCCAAGGGCAAACTCCATGCGCTCGTGGAACGCTTGAGGCGCCGGGCTGGAGCGGAGTTCGGCACGCTCGAGTTCGAACGCGTGAGCGTATTCTACGATGTATGGCGGGCGACGGCCCGAGGCGCGACCGCCGTTCAACTTGCCGTAGGGAAATTATCGGAGGCCGATCCTCAAGTCATCGAGCGCATCCTGGAGACCTACACTCGCTACGAACGAGATGCCAAGGAGCGCCTGGAAGATCTGCGCGTGAACTTGCCTGAAGTGGCGAGCGCCATCGAAGGCAGACTGGCTCACCGCGTCTCGCTGAACATTGAACGCAGCACGTACCAGGCGGCCATCTCTCACGGTGAGCTCGACGAAAACGCCGCGGAGGAAGCGCTGGGCGACGTGCGAAGACGCATGAAGCGGCTCCACTTCGAACGAGCCGAAATCCGCATCAGTGAGACCGCTGACCTGTGTCGCCAGACGCCTCTGTTCGCCGCACTACCAGAGGAAGTAGTCGACGAGCTGGCGCGCATGACCGTCGAGCAGGTTTTCGCCCGCGGTGAGTACCTATTCCACACCGGAGACCGGGGCGACGCGATGTACGTGATTGCTCGGGGGATCGTTCACGTGCTCGATGACACCAACGGCGCGGAGGCTGAACCGGTAGCCGTACTGGGCGGCGGTGATCTGCTCGGAGAGATGGCGCTGGTAACCGGCGACCCCAGAACCGCGACGGCGCGCGCCGCCTCCACGGTGACTCTGGGACGCATCTCCAAGGCAGACTTCGATCAGCTCATGAGCGAGCGCCCACGGGTGCGCGAGCGCATTCTGGCCGCAGCAGAGGCGCGTGCGGAGGCGAATTGGTTGCGGCGCCACTCGCGGACCAACGGAGAGTTGACCCCGTGA
- a CDS encoding DJ-1/PfpI family protein: MPKRILFPLPDRDFDVTEVSVPWKLLTEAGHQVVFATESGALPAADPLLLTGVLFGQLGAEAEPVAFYRELEGAAAFREPLRWSELATDDYDALFLAGGHAPGMRQYLGSPALQRFCADYWGTGRHVAAICHGVLVLARSRLPGGESVLKERRTTCLPKYMERTAYYITAWKLGKYYRTYPAYVEDEVKEALRSTEQFQRGSFNLTRRGTRDDDTGTFVVRDGNYLSARWPGDAYRIGKDLVAQLAKA; encoded by the coding sequence ATGCCTAAGCGAATTCTGTTTCCGCTTCCGGACCGCGACTTCGACGTGACGGAAGTCTCGGTGCCCTGGAAGCTGCTCACCGAAGCTGGGCACCAGGTCGTCTTCGCAACCGAATCGGGAGCGCTTCCAGCGGCCGACCCACTCCTGCTCACGGGGGTGCTGTTTGGTCAGCTGGGTGCGGAGGCTGAACCGGTGGCATTCTATCGAGAGCTCGAGGGAGCCGCGGCATTCCGCGAACCCCTACGCTGGTCCGAGCTGGCGACGGATGACTACGATGCGCTGTTCCTGGCGGGCGGGCACGCGCCGGGCATGCGGCAGTACTTGGGGAGCCCGGCGCTGCAGCGTTTTTGCGCCGACTACTGGGGCACAGGAAGGCACGTCGCAGCGATCTGTCACGGCGTGCTGGTGCTCGCCCGCAGTCGCCTCCCAGGGGGTGAGTCCGTGCTGAAAGAGCGCAGGACGACCTGCCTTCCAAAGTACATGGAGCGCACGGCCTACTATATTACTGCGTGGAAACTTGGGAAGTACTACCGCACTTATCCGGCCTACGTCGAAGATGAGGTGAAGGAGGCGCTGCGTTCTACCGAACAGTTTCAGCGGGGCTCCTTCAACCTCACTCGACGCGGCACTCGGGACGATGACACCGGCACGTTCGTCGTGCGCGATGGCAACTACCTATCTGCGCGCTGGCCTGGGGACGCATACCGCATCGGCAAGGACTTGGTTGCTCAGTTGGCGAAAGCTTGA
- a CDS encoding pyridoxamine 5'-phosphate oxidase family protein, whose translation MAHGFAEIAFTDRVKALQERMGSRRSYARFEVHPEPVNYTLGDLEREFISARDSFYMASVSETGWPYLQHRGGPAGFVKLLDEETLGFADFRGNRQYVSLGNLEGNDRVALFFMDYAQRVRLKLLGHARVVLPQEVALMQRLELPGYKAKVEHGIVVTVAAFDWNCPQHITQRFTAQHSASRQHSASRQHSASRQHSASRQHSR comes from the coding sequence ATGGCACATGGATTCGCCGAGATCGCCTTCACAGACCGCGTAAAGGCGCTGCAAGAACGAATGGGGAGCCGTCGCAGCTACGCGCGCTTCGAGGTGCACCCAGAGCCGGTCAACTACACCCTGGGCGATCTGGAGCGCGAGTTTATTTCCGCACGGGATAGCTTTTATATGGCGAGCGTGTCGGAGACGGGCTGGCCGTATCTCCAACATCGGGGCGGCCCCGCTGGCTTCGTCAAGTTGCTCGACGAAGAGACACTGGGCTTTGCAGACTTTAGAGGCAACCGTCAGTACGTGAGCCTCGGCAACCTGGAAGGTAACGATCGTGTGGCCCTGTTCTTCATGGACTACGCGCAGCGCGTGCGTCTCAAGCTATTGGGTCACGCGCGCGTCGTACTACCGCAGGAGGTAGCACTCATGCAGCGCCTCGAACTGCCCGGGTACAAGGCAAAGGTCGAACACGGCATCGTCGTGACTGTGGCTGCGTTCGACTGGAACTGCCCGCAGCACATCACACAGCGCTTCACAGCACAGCACAGCGCTTCACGGCAGCACAGCGCTTCACGGCAGCACAGCGCTTCACGGCAGCACAGCGCTTCACGGCAGCACAGCCGCTGA
- a CDS encoding peroxidase-related enzyme (This protein belongs to a clade of uncharacterized proteins related to peroxidases such as the alkylhydroperoxidase AhpD.) → MARINIVDPKTASGETKELLDGVQQALGATPNFIRVLANSPSALRAFLGLHQIASSGSLEAPTRERIALAVAEQNACQYCVSAHTAIGRKAGLDSAEMLKNRLGQSADPKAEAALRLAKSLVEEVGDVSDGELEAARRAGLGDAEIVEIITHITLNIFTNVLAKATRIDIDFPRVSLGAAA, encoded by the coding sequence ATGGCCCGAATCAATATCGTCGACCCCAAGACTGCGAGTGGTGAGACCAAGGAACTGCTCGACGGCGTCCAGCAAGCGCTGGGGGCAACCCCGAACTTCATCCGGGTGCTCGCGAACTCGCCCAGCGCCCTCCGCGCGTTCCTGGGGCTGCATCAAATCGCCAGCAGCGGTTCCTTGGAGGCACCAACTCGCGAGCGCATCGCGCTGGCGGTTGCCGAACAAAACGCCTGTCAGTACTGCGTATCCGCACACACGGCGATCGGTCGCAAAGCGGGGCTCGACAGCGCGGAGATGCTGAAGAATCGTCTCGGTCAGTCTGCAGATCCCAAGGCCGAAGCGGCGTTGCGACTCGCAAAGTCGCTCGTCGAGGAAGTCGGTGACGTCAGCGATGGCGAACTCGAAGCTGCACGCCGCGCGGGACTCGGCGACGCAGAGATCGTCGAGATCATCACCCACATCACGCTGAACATCTTCACCAACGTGCTCGCCAAGGCGACACGCATCGACATCGATTTCCCCAGAGTATCGCTTGGCGCCGCGGCTTGA
- a CDS encoding LysR family transcriptional regulator, translating into MDRLHELQVFVAVAESAGFAKAGKRLRLSPPAVTRAVASLEARLGTRVFQRTTRRVSLTDAGARFLESSRRILEEIEQAELAAAGEAAEPSGRLTLSTSMTFGRAALTPIVCDFLAAYPRVTARILLQDRVTDLVAEGIDLAVRLAPLPDSTFVARRLGEVRRVLIASPNYLKLHGAPRAPQELRAHTIIGFSGLMPHAEYRYVEGGKAKSLALSPRLEVDDSLAAIQAVEAGHGISVALSYQVVERLQKKCIVTLLDKYEPPGVPVHLVYPQTPLLPAKVRAFVDFAVPRLQAFLSSVEKTSRKRGARDGLTQR; encoded by the coding sequence ATGGATCGACTCCACGAGCTCCAGGTCTTCGTCGCCGTCGCAGAAAGCGCTGGCTTCGCCAAAGCCGGCAAGCGCCTGCGCCTCTCACCGCCCGCCGTGACGCGTGCGGTGGCTTCCCTCGAAGCGCGCCTTGGGACGCGCGTCTTTCAACGCACCACTCGCCGCGTGAGTCTGACGGACGCTGGGGCGCGCTTTCTCGAGAGTTCTAGGAGGATCCTTGAGGAAATAGAACAGGCCGAGCTCGCCGCCGCAGGTGAGGCAGCCGAACCCAGCGGTCGCCTCACCTTGAGCACTTCGATGACGTTTGGTCGCGCGGCGCTCACGCCTATCGTCTGTGATTTCCTGGCGGCGTACCCGCGCGTTACCGCCCGCATACTGCTTCAAGACCGCGTGACGGATTTGGTTGCAGAAGGCATCGATCTCGCGGTGCGCCTCGCGCCGCTGCCAGACTCAACATTCGTTGCGCGACGTTTGGGTGAAGTGCGCCGCGTCCTGATCGCTAGTCCGAACTACTTGAAGCTTCACGGCGCACCTCGCGCGCCACAAGAACTGCGAGCGCACACCATCATCGGGTTCAGCGGCCTGATGCCCCATGCGGAGTATCGCTACGTCGAGGGTGGCAAGGCGAAGAGCCTGGCGTTGTCACCGCGCCTCGAGGTGGACGACTCCTTGGCGGCGATTCAAGCGGTCGAGGCGGGACACGGTATCAGCGTCGCGCTCTCCTACCAGGTCGTCGAGCGACTGCAGAAGAAGTGCATCGTCACGTTGCTTGACAAGTACGAGCCACCGGGCGTGCCTGTGCATCTCGTGTACCCGCAAACACCACTCCTCCCGGCCAAGGTGCGGGCATTCGTCGACTTTGCCGTGCCACGGCTGCAGGCTTTCCTGAGCAGCGTCGAAAAGACCTCACGGAAACGTGGCGCCCGCGACGGTTTGACTCAGCGTTGA
- a CDS encoding SPOR domain-containing protein encodes MSGTDRGDWVVMRQDDNGNRFELERYATEAEAQAVADSFERRGHKQLYFVTQAPALAPDIA; translated from the coding sequence ATGTCAGGCACAGACCGAGGCGACTGGGTCGTCATGCGGCAGGACGACAACGGAAACCGCTTCGAGCTTGAGCGGTACGCAACGGAAGCGGAGGCGCAGGCAGTCGCTGACAGCTTCGAGCGACGCGGTCACAAGCAGCTCTATTTCGTGACCCAGGCTCCTGCGCTCGCCCCGGACATTGCGTAG
- a CDS encoding aldo/keto reductase, with product MQEVIGGSVELASGAMMPKVGLGVFRAGAGDATRDAVLAALRAGYRHIDTAAIYRNEAEVGEAVRAWLAETGESREALFITTKLWNDDQGYESALRAFDVSQRALDLGVLDLYLLHWPVPEARLDSWRALEKLRAEGKVRSIGVSNFTNNHLQELLKIAKEQPDVNQVELHPFLQQSELCALCREQRIQTVAYSPLTKGRFLTDPIVSSVAERVGATPAQVLIRWSLEQGHVVLPKSVTPARIQQNLDAVNVKLSAQDLAELAKCERNTRTAWDPTNVD from the coding sequence ATGCAGGAAGTGATCGGGGGAAGTGTCGAGCTCGCTTCGGGAGCGATGATGCCCAAAGTTGGGCTCGGGGTGTTCCGCGCTGGCGCGGGAGACGCGACTCGGGATGCCGTGCTCGCGGCGCTGCGTGCGGGGTACCGGCACATCGACACCGCAGCCATCTACCGCAACGAAGCCGAGGTCGGTGAAGCGGTTCGGGCTTGGCTTGCGGAGACCGGTGAGTCCCGGGAGGCGCTGTTCATCACGACCAAGCTCTGGAATGACGATCAAGGCTACGAAAGTGCGCTGCGGGCGTTCGACGTGAGTCAGCGCGCCCTCGATCTGGGAGTGCTGGACTTGTACCTCCTGCACTGGCCCGTGCCTGAAGCGCGACTCGACTCGTGGCGCGCGTTGGAGAAGCTGCGCGCCGAGGGCAAGGTGCGGTCGATTGGCGTGAGCAACTTCACGAACAACCACCTGCAGGAGCTACTCAAGATAGCCAAGGAGCAGCCTGACGTGAACCAAGTCGAGCTGCATCCGTTCTTGCAGCAGAGCGAGCTCTGCGCGCTGTGCCGCGAGCAGCGCATCCAAACGGTGGCCTACAGTCCACTAACCAAAGGGCGTTTCCTGACGGATCCAATCGTCAGTTCCGTGGCCGAGCGCGTAGGGGCCACTCCGGCTCAGGTGCTGATCCGTTGGAGCCTGGAGCAGGGACACGTCGTGCTACCCAAGAGCGTGACGCCAGCGCGCATTCAGCAGAACTTGGACGCGGTGAACGTGAAGCTCAGCGCGCAAGACCTCGCAGAGCTCGCGAAGTGCGAGCGCAACACGCGCACCGCGTGGGATCCAACGAACGTGGACTAG